The following proteins come from a genomic window of Theileria equi strain WA chromosome 2 map unlocalized gcontig_1105316255037, whole genome shotgun sequence:
- a CDS encoding conserved hypothetical protein (encoded by transcript BEWA_042570A), translating into MSCLSNCGSMIWCRGSNVNVKSEKKIDNKLIKKSVEKNCKISQLQESLDNLCGKDGYVARLDINDQIKCYSSATLNYDTYGDCLDDCRQKIKCKGAAKLGDKGIEIEIYDMDWDNLTNGCPCNEEFVENIITYRGCQNVTIKGNECKQWKAFLSVNHRLYPKRFFFPRNYCREIRGKSGIWCLVDIDQLEECKPIGIEPIDIQPGTVFDIWITPYIPKYRVDVIFIDSSKECGRSDLKISSNITRPYEYSPLTWNYPNENDIFYYPDSKQMEPSIVLNGFVALENMASSSKVCACLFSSFYENVNGHYRSCRDNNDYNIHIATINVNGPSIPKNATECYSSEKINFENSKGFGGIISLVKEPEALIHDYKTFMVSIDAILESGKEDAYPQELYGRINQVCAYRQIISENDDQIDLHPGESGNFVLLYQKINILEKQGMPVIVKRYTIKGYNSTRSFTMVGDYKKDKRREQSLFFRSFKITLPPLAVLICEYSTGSECTNPIAHTLNLSPVVDSQVDNGETIWRASYFNMTQRLSKINNPIDSLKAFVVKSDLTTESLGYGTLRDDVDHELGDIFPQMNIGIPYTVSNYTMHNKWDILGMHLEILEDDIFNFFTHKKQQKLGKNANLFKRYMTKFAYDVDLNVDEDNYEYPAVLSFWSYPKDDLVRIWVLRPNRLSPAYFGSLRIKSPMALELIVFTDKITAIVLSEGKVGVDLYHFTNGIFEAKLITSSCDETRKDCTKLISPSDMKVIEYYNDCIRDHLIIVSDSGLNCIILYNSSLQEVSKICRGAEISFEIFEPGYMSCTTDASDISQCIDEFGRDTNTRSLHADCFVTQTHEGSILWIKISLLDHSMELVSVYKGGNGRFNETDNGDKVRAHMLRKPVSLEAVSYGNTHLIYLIEDESPEITLLILDVENDSKIFYYGHTELKMIPYSTYVYSSKILMSKDNKNDLENQDYLMLFRVDETKSRSSGKSFGSINIVNFQDTISVSDFSYNVPDWLVINQEYKQKPITGFVGAKYNFSVSYELEIRSAEDKNSQQAKEDGDIHDWNGNLSNKNTIEIDSITGELTIKIQHISKMILPLRVTAIGVIDSKSVDLDFKVSCKDGYRFNETPKEDEVSCSVCQVGEYNSLTLIKDDISNWSKCTMCPERETTITRGSTSVSQCLCAPGYFYSAGSTPRCQPCPAGKWKSVVGLQSCNDSQCYKNSETSKIASVSEEDRECSCFKGYYYRHDAGGIKECVPCDEGYFCEGGFHGKRKKCPTNTTTLTSDTKINNTTPPKSVAECVCKMGYAIASVDRINDPTTLEHTFKLRIIDEIREMELEDTNVDINKLVCIPCGNRRYKDKIGNEDCIECPKNTFSESISATSISQCNLCDQGYFETEDVQLPCKKCTEDHFCVGSDPVDSEMKKYSGKRIKCPEHAKTIEPYEKNSNITNCLCDVGYVSGSNSVLNKCVQVPKNYYKDKVGNIPASACPNGSLTLAPGAVSKNACVCDKGYYFDNTSQHCTMCPNGKYCLGGKDENMVDRQPMDCQDTNAQTKYPGASSASECACKPGYYANTDAQNACTECPENHYKSYISNDACVRCDENSSTNGKTGATSKEQCVCDPGYYFDKSCVACDFRDKFCPGGLVLKRDSDVSTFETRPPEKCPENTEIPPGVDNASSIDYCQCSKGYAFASKDLDNNIKTCTPCPPGTYKSSVMDSNCNGLCTQNATSLQGAKSPMQCFCQMGYFYLAGGICTKCLEGSRCDGGLTNTRGITEEDVDVDIDDHTKPVAIEGYYLDKINQKLRKPDDWKFIKCPIKGACLGGGKCSKSMEHYLCSECKKGYTNNFTKGAICQKCPNMAINLSVIMVWYFILLLINIVMACLNVSAGFNRRSIHSVVIKIALNYCICTSVLNVVNFDDLNLPKSVKSFTTSWIKMFDSDDIVYYTSIDCILRSWFNLNHADSFFYAMLYMFFLPVILLFVVTVLMWTILELFKIKRYKVTTAKLALLQQSKARGLEPLAERLRDEYANERLFLIFRYIPLPGETKWTKSVHFIEDMIPIYVTVLFSVHGKITSKMLGLLDCVYIDLGRSIPGKYMLRPAMSVRCSLNPSHGYIPYLALGMTGLIIWGFGIPFLSFMVLYVNRKNLYAPDIRMKYGFLHNGFRQDYWYWETVVFTRKSLVLVIGSIVIVPSQNLSGSRIWMALVVAVIFLIIQLFYKPFDERDYFVLGKLESHSMIAWTLTLIFASLIIEVNFTDWDNMWLLGLTIVFNSLFIAEVFYELFIAYCHNVRIYNKHVDTPIIGRFYRFLSQISENIKAREPLILCSENTGSTVLVSPKPRKLDSSRKISYSEKEYFSYVITEVISFPSTNMKLDVIPTDFSEFITRLIFAVHHNESNKQKTDNIVRSIADGNLEQLVNLSMMQEGLVQTKKATDAMDIHSSFEQDETLIVNPGLMFESSVISRGIALSDFYIALSIIKLCDNKSIAKMYAAFKDYKKRMRESELRAKAARMRRAASIVEKAEIEDVDNLFCSRQDIEEMKKIIKGVKEKIEAFKRDPLKALDGQDATGENSDDFEKDLISFGFKRVG; encoded by the exons AAATGTCAAAAGTGAGAAGAAGATAGATAATAAACTCATAAAAAAGAGTGTTGAGAAAAACTGTAAGATTTCTCAACTCCAAGAATCGTTGGATAATCTTTGCGGTAAGGATGGCTATGTAGCTCGTCTAGATATTAATGATCAAATAAAATGCTACTCGTCTGCAACTCTAAATTATGACACATATGGTGATTGTCTTGATGATTGCAGGCAGAAAATTAAATGCAAAGGTGCTGCTAAACTTGGTGACAAAGGTATAGAAATAGAGATCTACGATATGGATTGGGACAACCTAACAAATGGATGCCCATGCAATGAAGAATTTGTAGAAAACATTATAACATACAGAGGGTGTCAAAATGTAACAATTAAAGGAAACGAATGTAAACAGTGGAAAGCATTTTTATCGGTAAACCACAGGTTGTATCCAAAGAGATTCTTTTTCCCAAGGAACTATTGTAGAGAAATACGAGGGAAATCGGGAATTTGGTGTTTGGTTGATATAGATCAACTAGAAGAGTGCAAGCCCATAG GCATTGAACCTATAGATATTCAGCCGGGAACTGTATTCGACATTTGGATCACTCCATACATACCAAAGTATAGGGTAGACGTAATATTTATTGACTCAAGCAAAGAATGTGGAAGATCTGACCTAAAAATCTCTAGCAATATTACACGGCCATATGAATACAGTCCTTTGACATGGAACTATCcaaatgaaaatgatattttttACTATCCTGATTCAAAACAAATGGAACCGTCCATAGTTTTAAATGGGTTTGTAGCATTGGAGAATATGGCTTCGAGTTCTAAAGTTTGTGCTTGTTTGTTCAGCAGTTTTTACGAAAATGTGAATGGACACTATAGATCATGCAGAGACAACAATGATTATAATATCCATATAGCGACTATAAATGTCAATGGTCCGAGTATACCAAAAAATGCTACTGAATGCTATTCAAGTGAGAAGAttaattttgaaaattcaAAAGGATTTGGTGGAATTATATCGCTGGTGAAGGAGCCTGAAGCATTAATTCATGATTACAAGACATTTATGGTTTCTATAGATGCTATACTTGAATCAGGAAAAGAAGATGCCTATCCTCAAGAATTGTATGGTAGAATAAATCAAGTTTGTGCATACAGGCAGATAATAtcagaaaatgatgatcAAATAGATTTACATCCAGGGGAAAGTGGAAACTTTGTTCTTTTGTATCAAAAGATAAATATTCTAGAGAAGCAAGGAATGCCTGTAATTGTGAAACGATACACTATAAAAGGTTATAATTCCACGAGGTCCTTTACAATGGTTGGTGATTATAAAAAGGATAAACGTCGTGAACAGTCGCTATTTTTTAGGAGCTTCAAGATTACTCTTCCACCATTAGCTGTCCTAATTTGTGAATATAGCACAGGGTCTGAATGTACTAATCCTATAGCACATACGCTCAACTTGTCACCTGTAGTAGATTCTCAAGTCGATAATGGTGAAACGATTTGGCGTGCATCATATTTTAACATGACCCAAAGGCTATCAAAAATTAATAATCCAATAGATAGTCTGAAGGCTTTTGTCGTGAAAAGTGACCTTACTACAGAATCCCTAGGTTATGGAACATTACGTGATGATGTTGATCATGAACTCGGTGACATATTTCCACAAATGAACATTGGAATTCCATACACAGTATCAAATTATACTATGCATAACAAGTGGGATATCCTCGGGATGCAtttggagattcttgaggacgatatttttaattttttcacTCACAAAAAACAGCAAAAACTAGGAAAAAATGCAAACTTGTTCAAGAGGTATATGACAAAATTCGCCTATGATGTAGATTTAAATGTGGATGAAGATAATTACGAATATCCAGCTGTATTGAGTTTTTGGTCATATCCAAAAGACGACCTTGTGAGAATCTGGGTATTGAGACCTAATCGCTTGTCTCCAGCCTATTTTGGTTCATTAAGAATAAAAAGTCCCATGGCTTTAGAATTAATTGTATTTACAGATAAAATAACAGCTATTGTACTATCTGAAGGTAAAGTGGGAGTGGATTTATATCACTTTACAAATGGCATATTTGAAGCCAAATTAATAACAAGTAGCTGCGATGAAACCAGGAAAGATTGTACAAAATTAATATCGCCTTCTGATATGAAAGTTATTGAATATTACAACGACTGTATTAGGGATCATTTAATTATTGTCTCAGACTCTGGATTAAACTGCATAATTCTCTACAACTCGTCACTGCAAGAAGTTTCCAAGATTTGTAGAGGGGCTGAAATCTCATTTGAAATTTTTGAACCAGGATATATGTCATGCACTACGGATGCTAGTGATATTAGTCAATGTATTGATGAGTTTGGTAGGGATACAAATACTAGGTCCTTGCATGCCGATTGCTTTGTGACTCAAACCCATGAAGGAAGTATATTATGGATTAAAATTAGCCTTTTGGATCATTCTATGGAGCTCGTCAGTGTTTACAAGGGAGGGAATGGGCGATTTAATGAAACGGATAATGGTGACAAAGTGAGGGCTCACATGCTAAGGAAACCCGTCTCTTTGGAAGCTGTGTCGTATGGTAATACacatttgatatatttgaTTGAAGATGAAAGTCCTGAAATTACATTGTTGATATTGGATGTAGAAAATGattcaaaaatattctatTATGGTCATACTGAACTAAAGATGATTCCATATAGCACCTATGTCtattcatcaaaaattttaatgtcaAAAGACAACAAAAATGACCTAGAAAATCAAGACTATTTAATGTTGTTTCGTGTGGACGAAACTAAATCGAGATCATCTGgcaaaagttttggatCGATAAACATTGTGAATTTTCAAGACACAATTTCTGTTAGTGATTTCAGTTATAATGTGCCTGATTGGCTTGTTATCAATCAGGAATACAAGCAAAAACCAATAACTGGTTTCGTTGGtgcaaaatataatttttCTGTTAGCTACGAATTAGAGATTAGAAGTGCTGAAGACAAAAACTCCCAGCAAGCAAAAGAAGACGGGGATATTCATGATTGGAATGGGAATCTATCAAACAAAAACACAATTGAAATTGATAGCATTACAGGTGAATTAACCATCAAGATTCAACACATCTCAAAAATGATTTTGCCGCTGCGTGTTACTGCTATAGGGGTAATTGACTCAAAAAGTGTTGACTTGGACTTTAAAGTTTCATGTAAGGATGGGTATCGCTTCAATGAAACACCCAAAGAGGATGAAGTTAGTTGTAGCGTTTGCCAAGTAGGGGAGTATAACTCACTAACTCTCATTAAAGACGATATATCTAATTGGAGCAAGTGTACCATGTGTCCAGAAAGGGAAACCACGATAACAAGGGGGTCTACATCAGTTAGTCAATGCCTATGTGCTCCAGGTTATTTTTATTCAGCTGGATCTACACCCAGGTGTCAACCCTGTCCAGCTGGAAAGTGGAAAAGTGTTGTTGGATTGCAAAGTTGTAATGACAGTCAATGTTACAAAAACTCCGAGACGAGCAAAATTGCTAGTGTTTCGGAAGAAGATAGAGAATGCTCTTGCTTCAAGGGATATTACTATAGGCATGATGCAGGTGGAATTAAAGAATGTGTTCCTTGTGATGAAGGATATTTTTGCGAAGGTGGATTCCATGGTAAAAGAAAGAAATGCCCAACCAATACAACTACTTTAACCAGTGATACAAAGATAAACAACACAACCCCTCCTAAGTCAGTAGCGGAATGTGTATGTAAAATGGGTTATGCCATAGCTTCTGTAGATCGTATAAACGATCCTACTACATTGGAACATACGTTTAAATTGAGAATAATTGATGAAATCCGAGAGATGGAACTGGAGGATACAAATGTGGACATTAACAAGCTAGTTTGTATACCATGTGGCAACAGAAGGTACAAGGATAAAATAGGAAATGAAGATTGTATAGAATGTCCAAAAAATACCTTTAGCGAGAGCATAAGTGCAACAAGCATAAGTCAATGTAATTTATGTGATCAAGGTTATTTTGAAACTGAAGACGTCCAACTTCcatgtaaaaaatgtacGGAGGATCATTTTTGTGTTGGATCTGATCCAGTCGATTCAGAAATGAAGAAATATTCAGgaaaaagaataaaatgcCCGGAACATGCAAAAACTATTGAACCCTATGAAAAGAATTCAAACATTACAAATTGTCTTTGCGATGTTGGTTATGTTTCTGGTTCGAATTCAGTTTTGAACAAGTGTGTGCAGGTGCCAAAGAACTATTACAAGGACAAGGTTGGTAACATTCCTGCGAGTGCTTGTCCAAACGGGTCACTGACTCTAGCCCCCGGAGCAGTATCCAAAAACGCTTGCGTCTGTGACAAGGGCTACTACTTTGACAACACATCTCAGCACTGCACAATGTGTCCAAATGGGAAATACTGTCTGGGTGGCAAGGATGAGAACATGGTCGATAGACAACCCATGGACTGCCAGGACACCAATGCCCAAACCAAATACCCTGGAGCCTCTTCTGCATCAGAATGCGCATGCAAGCCTGGTTACTATGCGAACACAGACGCACAAAATGCGTGTACCGAGTGTCCCGAAAACCACTACAAGTCATACATCTCCAATGACGCCTGCGTACGCTGTGACGAAAACTCATCCACAAATGGCAAAACAGGCGCCACCTCAAAGGAACAGTGTGTCTGCGACCCAGGTTACTACTTTGATAAGAGTTGTGTGGCATGCGACTTCAGGGACAAGTTCTGTCCGGGAGGACTCGTCCTCAAGAGGGATTCAGATGTATCCACCTTCGAAACACGTCCCCCGGAAAAGTGCCCAGAAAACACAGAGATTCCTCCAGGTGTGGACAATGCCAGCTCCATAGACTACTGCCAGTGCAGCAAGGGCTACGCATTCGCGTCCAAAGATCTGGACAACAACATCAAAACGTGCACACCATGTCCTCCAGGCACCTACAAGAGTTCAGTGATGGACTCCAACTGTAATGGATTATGCACCCAAAATGCAACCAGTTTGCAAGGAGCTAAAAGTCCCATGCAGTGCTTCTGTCAAATGGGATATTTCTACCTGGCTGGAGGAATCTGCACAAAGTGTCTTGAAGGCTCCAGATGTGATGGAGGATTGACAAATACCAGAGGTATAACCGAAGAAGACGTTGATGTGGACATTGATGACCATACCAAACCAGTCGCTATAGAGGGCTATTACCTGGACAAAATCAACCAGAAGCTGAGGAAGCCAGACGACTGGAAGTTTATCAAGTGCCCTATCAAAGGCGCCTGTCTGGGTGGTGGCAAATGCTCAAAGTCCATGGAACACTATCTCTGTAGTGAGTGCAAAAAGGGTTATACCAACAACTTCACCAAGGGTGCCATTTGTCAGAAATGTCCAAACATGGCAATCAATCTCTCAGTCATCATGGTCTGGTACTTTATACTCCTGCTCATCAACATTGTCATGGCCTGTCTCAACGTCAGTGCTGGCTTCAACCGCCGCTCCATACACTCTGTAGTTATCAAGATTGCACTCAACTACTGCATTTGCACATCAGTCCTCAACGTTGTCAATTTTGATGATCTCAACCTACCCAAAAGCGTCAAATCATTCACAACCTCATGGATCAAAATGTTCGACTCTGACGACATTGTCTACTACACCTCAATCGACTGCATTCTCAGAAGCTGGTTCAACCTCAACCACGCAGACTCCTTCTTCTACGCAATGCTATACATGTTCTTTCTACCTGTCATTCTGCTCTTTGTAGTCACGGTACTCATGTGGACAATCCTAGAGCTATTCAAAATAAAAAGATACAAAGTAACCACGGCGAAGCTGGCCCTCCTGCAACAGTCTAAGGCAAGGGGATTAGAACCACTAGCAGAGAGACTCCGTGACGAATACGCAAACGAAAGAttattcctcatcttcagaTACATCCCACTGCCAGGAGAAACAAAGTGGACAAAGTCAGTGCACTTTATAGAGGACATGATTCCCATTTATGTGACTGTCCTCTTCTCAGTCCATGGAAAAATCACAAGCAAAATGCTGGGACTCCTCGACTGCGTGTACATTGACCTAGGAAGATCAATCCCAGGAAAGTATATGCTGCGACCAGCCATGAGTGTGAGATGCTCACTCAACCCCTCGCACGGCTACATACCGTACCTTGCCCTAGGCATGACTGGTCTCATCATTTGGGGGTTCGGAATCCCGTTCCTCTCATTCATGGTGCTCTACGTCAACAGGAAAAACCTCTATGCTCCAGACATACGCATGAAGTATGGCTTCCTCCACAACGGTTTCAGACAGGACTACTGGTACTGGGAGACTGTCGTCTTCACCAGAAAGAGTCTCGTCCTAGTCATTGGCAGCATCGTCATCGTCCCGTCACAAAACCTCAGCGGATCTAGAATATGGATGGCCCTGGTCGTCGCCGTCATATTCCTCATCATCCAACTCTTCTACAAGCCATTCGACGAAAG GGACTATTTCGTCCTGGGAAAACTAGAAAGTCACAGCATGATTGCGTGGACCCTAACACTCATATTCGCATCACTCATCATCGAGGTCAATTTCACAGACTGGGACAACATGTGGCTACTAGGTCTCACCATCGTCTTCAACTCACTCTTCATTGCAGAAGTCTTCTACGAACTATTTATCGCTTATTGTCACAATGTTAGGATATACAATAAGCATGTCGATACACCTATTATCGGTCGGTTTTACCGATTCCTATCACAAATATCGGAGAATATCAAAGCTCGTGAACCGCTTATTTTATGCAGCGAAAACACAGGATCCACAGTATTAGTTTCTCCAAAGCCTCGTAAATTGGATTCATCTCGTAAGATTAGCTATAGCGAAAAGGAATATTTCTCCTATGTTATAACTGAGGTTATTTCATTCCCAAGCACTAATATGAAGTTGGATGTTATTCCTACAGACTTTTCCGAGTTTATAACAAGGCTAATATTTGCCGTCCACCATAACGAATCGAATAAGCAAAAGACTGATAATATTGTGAGATCAATAGCCGACGGAAATTTGGAGCAGTTGGTTAATCTATCCATGATGCAAGAAGGACTTGTGCAAACAAAAAAAGCCACGGACGCAATGGATATTCACTCTTCATTCGAGCAAGATGAGACCCTAATTGTGAATCCGGGCTTGATGTTTGAGAGTAGCGTCATATCCAGGGGGATTGCCTTGTCAGATTTCTACATTGCTCTTTCGATTATCAAACTTTGCGATAACAAGTCGATTGCAAAGATGTATGCTGCATTCAAGGATTACAagaaaagaatgagagaGTCCGAATTGAGGGCGAAAGCCGCAAGAATGAGACGAGCTGCAAGTATAGTGGAAAAGGCAGAAATTGAAGATGTAGACAATTTGTTTTGCTCAAGGCAAGATATTGAagaaatgaagaaaataataaaGGGTGTCAAGGAAAAAATTGAAGCGTTTAAAAGGGACCCTCTAAAGGCCCTAGATGGCCAAGACGCGACCGGGGAAAATTCCGATGACTTTGAGAAAGATTTGATATCTTTTGGATTTAAAAGGGTTGGTTGA